One window from the genome of Thermococcus siculi encodes:
- a CDS encoding carbamoyltransferase family protein, whose product MILGIHDGHDAGAALIDGGKIFAVNEERLNRVKKYRGFPELSVRKVLEMADVDPEDVEIIAVAGVFRKGKRLGELERDLRGIFGPEFKGKVLFVEHHLAHSASAYYTSGWRDAIALSIDAAGDGLSSSVYIARDGEMIRIAQSTYLDSLGDFYASVTELLGFKPMRHEGKVMSLAAYGRPKYDLSAIIELNGLSFDNHLGIIGVEATRKLAELFDYPLRHAREIALQMKRGKLDGTLQRKAIEIAASAQAHLERLIDELGLKLKGYGLPVAYAGGVAQNVKANAILRHVFGDDNLWVFPAMDDGGLALGAAIFAKAQMERLDGKWRPFRLEHVYLGPGYSKEEIEETLKVEGVEYEEIGDVPGFVADALVEGKLVGLFQGRMEFGPRALGNRSILADPGDEGVRERLNVALKRDVFQPFAPSMLWEKAGDYLEDLNGRPNEFMTMSYTASEEFRAAAPAVVHVDGTTRPQAVREEANPTYYGVIKAFERKTGVGAVLNTSFNMHGEPIVCSPEDALRTFRKAGLDVLIVGGFVVYGPGATATP is encoded by the coding sequence ATGATACTCGGAATCCACGACGGTCACGACGCTGGGGCGGCGCTGATAGACGGTGGGAAAATCTTCGCGGTCAACGAGGAGAGACTCAACCGCGTGAAGAAGTATCGCGGCTTCCCCGAGCTGAGCGTGAGGAAAGTTCTGGAAATGGCCGATGTCGATCCCGAGGACGTCGAGATAATAGCCGTTGCGGGAGTTTTCAGGAAGGGAAAGCGCCTGGGGGAGCTTGAAAGGGATCTGAGGGGGATATTCGGACCGGAATTCAAGGGAAAGGTGCTCTTCGTTGAGCACCACCTCGCCCATTCCGCGAGTGCCTACTACACGAGCGGCTGGCGCGATGCCATAGCGCTGAGCATCGATGCTGCCGGCGACGGGCTTAGCTCGTCCGTCTACATCGCGAGAGACGGTGAGATGATAAGGATAGCCCAGAGCACCTACCTCGACTCCCTGGGCGACTTCTACGCCTCCGTCACTGAGCTACTCGGCTTCAAGCCGATGAGGCACGAGGGCAAGGTGATGAGCTTAGCTGCCTACGGAAGGCCGAAGTACGACCTGAGCGCGATAATCGAGCTGAACGGCCTGAGCTTCGACAACCACCTCGGGATTATCGGCGTTGAAGCCACCAGGAAGCTGGCGGAGCTATTCGACTATCCCCTGCGGCATGCCAGGGAGATAGCCCTCCAGATGAAGCGCGGAAAGCTCGACGGGACGCTCCAGAGGAAGGCAATCGAGATAGCTGCAAGCGCCCAGGCCCACCTTGAGAGGCTCATTGATGAGCTGGGCCTCAAACTGAAGGGGTACGGCCTCCCGGTGGCCTACGCCGGTGGCGTGGCCCAGAACGTCAAGGCCAACGCAATTTTAAGGCACGTCTTCGGAGATGACAATCTCTGGGTCTTCCCGGCGATGGACGACGGCGGCCTCGCCCTCGGGGCGGCGATCTTCGCCAAGGCCCAGATGGAAAGGCTCGATGGGAAGTGGAGGCCCTTCAGGCTGGAGCACGTCTACCTGGGGCCTGGGTACTCGAAAGAAGAGATCGAGGAAACCCTGAAGGTGGAGGGCGTCGAATACGAGGAGATTGGAGATGTTCCAGGCTTCGTCGCCGATGCCCTCGTGGAGGGCAAGCTCGTCGGCCTCTTCCAGGGTAGGATGGAGTTCGGCCCTAGGGCTTTGGGCAACCGCTCGATTCTGGCGGATCCGGGGGATGAGGGAGTTAGGGAGAGGCTCAACGTTGCCCTTAAGAGGGACGTCTTCCAGCCCTTTGCCCCCTCGATGCTCTGGGAGAAGGCTGGGGATTACCTCGAAGACCTGAACGGAAGGCCGAACGAGTTCATGACGATGAGCTACACCGCGAGCGAGGAATTCAGGGCCGCGGCCCCTGCCGTTGTTCACGTTGACGGAACCACGAGGCCGCAGGCCGTCAGGGAGGAGGCAAACCCGACTTACTACGGGGTCATAAAGGCCTTCGAGAGGAAGACCGGAGTGGGGGCGGTGCTGAACACGAGCTTCAACATGCACGGCGAGCCGATAGTATGCTCGCCGGAGGATGCCCTGAGAACCTTCAGAAAAGCCGGACTCGACGTACTGATCGTTGGGGGCTTCGTTGTTTACGGCCCAGGGGCTACAGCCACGCCTTAA
- a CDS encoding pyrolysin, translating to MKRLGALFLFLMMALVPFAGAAGATTWNYNNFIKQSIAWYYLYLDKQDSFGELYNLSVQMNVSNETLQLALELYNNATAEYGQAMTYGLPRDTRTLSWVVFSVHIRKAYIYASQAIEVLEQALKELEAQNA from the coding sequence ATGAAGAGGTTAGGTGCTCTGTTCCTGTTCCTCATGATGGCCCTTGTTCCGTTCGCAGGGGCCGCAGGCGCTACCACCTGGAACTACAACAACTTCATCAAGCAGTCAATAGCCTGGTACTACCTCTATCTCGACAAGCAGGATAGCTTTGGGGAGCTCTACAACCTCAGCGTCCAGATGAACGTCAGCAATGAGACCCTTCAGCTGGCCCTCGAGCTTTACAACAACGCCACGGCCGAGTACGGGCAGGCCATGACCTACGGTCTCCCGAGGGACACGAGGACCCTCAGCTGGGTCGTCTTCAGTGTCCACATAAGGAAGGCCTACATCTACGCCAGCCAGGCTATCGAGGTTCTCGAGCAGGCCCTCAAGGAACTCGAGGCCCAGAACGCATGA
- the proS gene encoding proline--tRNA ligase: MAGKVKREKWSENFSEWYNELIETAGIQDKRYPVKGMNIWLPYGLKIMRNIERFIHSEMERTGHDEVLFPALIPETEFQKEAEHIAGFEGEVFWVTHAGHDPLDIRLILRPTSETAMYSMFSLWIRSHADLPFKVYQIVNTYRYETKHTRPLIRVREISRFFEAHTAHDSYEDAERQIKEDLEIFDNLAKFLAIPYIVSKRPEWDKFPGAYYSLGAEVMMPDGRTLQIGTMHNYKQNFAKAYNIQYETEEGEHEYVHQTTFGMSERLLAAVMAIHGDDNGLVLPPTIAPIQVVIVPIPKKDAEADVFAYAREIAEELRDAGIRVHVDERDIRPGRKYYDWEMKGVPVRIEVGPRDVKGKKAVIARRDTLTKEVVDREELVDAVRKTFDEIMENLYQRASEFLESHIKRVDTIEEAKDVFEDRRGIVEIPWCGEEECGLKMEEELDAKMLGTPYPEEKAKEGIEGKKCPVCGREAKFIARFARTY, encoded by the coding sequence CAAGGGGATGAACATCTGGCTCCCCTACGGCCTCAAGATCATGCGCAACATCGAGCGCTTCATCCACTCCGAGATGGAGAGGACCGGCCACGATGAGGTTCTCTTCCCTGCGCTCATCCCCGAGACCGAGTTCCAGAAGGAGGCCGAGCACATAGCGGGCTTCGAGGGCGAGGTCTTCTGGGTCACCCACGCCGGCCACGACCCGCTGGACATCAGGCTCATCCTCAGGCCCACGAGCGAGACGGCTATGTACTCAATGTTCTCGCTCTGGATAAGGTCCCACGCTGACCTGCCCTTCAAGGTCTACCAGATAGTCAACACCTACCGCTACGAGACCAAGCACACGAGGCCCCTCATCAGGGTCAGGGAGATAAGCAGGTTCTTCGAGGCCCATACTGCCCACGACAGCTACGAGGACGCCGAGAGACAGATAAAGGAGGACCTTGAGATATTCGACAACCTCGCGAAGTTCCTCGCGATTCCATACATAGTCTCCAAGAGGCCTGAGTGGGACAAGTTCCCCGGAGCTTACTACTCCCTCGGCGCTGAGGTTATGATGCCCGACGGCAGGACGCTCCAGATAGGGACGATGCACAACTACAAGCAGAACTTCGCGAAGGCCTACAACATCCAGTATGAGACGGAGGAGGGAGAGCACGAGTACGTTCACCAGACGACCTTCGGAATGAGCGAGAGGCTTCTGGCTGCTGTTATGGCGATACACGGCGACGACAACGGTCTGGTTCTCCCGCCCACGATAGCCCCGATACAGGTAGTCATCGTCCCGATACCGAAGAAGGACGCCGAGGCTGATGTCTTTGCCTACGCGCGCGAGATAGCCGAGGAGCTCAGGGACGCTGGCATAAGGGTTCACGTCGACGAGCGCGACATAAGGCCGGGAAGGAAGTACTACGACTGGGAGATGAAGGGCGTTCCGGTGAGGATAGAGGTTGGGCCGAGGGACGTCAAAGGGAAGAAGGCAGTCATAGCGAGGCGTGACACCCTCACAAAGGAGGTCGTCGATAGGGAGGAGCTTGTCGATGCCGTCAGGAAAACCTTCGACGAGATAATGGAGAACCTGTACCAGAGGGCGAGCGAGTTCCTCGAGAGCCACATCAAGCGCGTCGACACCATCGAAGAGGCCAAAGATGTATTTGAGGACAGGCGCGGAATCGTCGAGATTCCCTGGTGCGGTGAGGAAGAGTGTGGCCTGAAGATGGAGGAGGAGCTGGACGCCAAGATGCTCGGCACCCCGTATCCGGAGGAGAAGGCGAAGGAGGGAATAGAGGGCAAGAAGTGCCCCGTCTGCGGCAGGGAAGCGAAGTTCATCGCGAGGTTCGCAAGGACTTACTGA